Part of the Triticum aestivum cultivar Chinese Spring chromosome 4D, IWGSC CS RefSeq v2.1, whole genome shotgun sequence genome is shown below.
TAACTAGAGCGAGTTCAGTGGTGTTATATACCTTATTTAGATGGCGCAACTTGAAATTAGTTACTCAATGCCTGCTCCAGAATGCAATTACTCCAAGTAACGGCGAGTGTTTGACATTGTTGTTTGAAATGAAGTTTTAACATAAATTTAGGCTGAGTTAATGTTTACCTGACTGGAGTATTTAATCATTGGCATTATTGGGGTCTGTTTTGAATCTCCTGGCAAATTGTCTTTCCAATATGGCCTGTTAACCACTTATACTATGTGCAGTGGCGAAGCCTCTGGTGGCGAAGTCTCATGAGTTGTCTCTTGCTTATGACTCAGCTTCCTTGACGAAGCTTGAGCCTCCGTTGGTTCTTCAGGAATTTGTTAACCATGGTATTGTACTTGAATTTTATCTGGTCGTTCCTAAGAATATTTTTCCAGTTCTGTATTaaccttttgtttttgtttctctCATTTATAGGCGGCGTCTTATTTAAGGTCTACATTGTTGGGGATGCAATTAGGGTAGTGCGTAGGTTTTCACTGCCTAACGTGGATGAGGGTGACCTGTCAAATAACGCCGGAGTGTTCCGGTTTCCGAGGGTCTCTTGTGCTGCAGCCACTGCGGAGGATGCAGATCTTGACCCCCATGTTGCTGGTAAACTTCCATGCCTTGGGTTCTCTTGTCTTACAGTAATTGTTGGCATGTTGCCGTTCTACGTTGATTTCAGAATGTACATTTGTGAACTGATGTTTTTACATATTGCATCAGAACTGCCTCCAAGGCCACTGCTTGAGATATTGGCAAGAGAGCTGCGCCGCCGACTGGTACCAGAGATTCTTGCACTTGTTAGTTTTGCTTCATTTGATGCCATATGATTAATATCACCTGTATACCTGATTGACAGGGTCTTAGACTGTTCAACATAGATATGATCAGAGAGCATGGGACAAGGGATCGGTTTTATGTTATAGACATGAACTATTTTCCTGGTATGTGATCAAACTTGTTTCAAGAGTGTCTAATTTATCTGATATTAGTTGAGCTGTCTTCTGCTTATGAGTTTCGAATAGCACATGGATTTGTTAAAATAAATAAACATTATTACTTCTTGGAGAACACTCTGGATTAACAGAATCTTACTTTGGTCAACCAAAAGTCACATGGTTCCTTGTTGCATTCTCAAGAAATGACCGGTCTTGGGTACACTGCGAAGTGAGATGTTTACCTCCCATGTCAGGCTGTCAGCTAACTCATTGTATCAACGCAATCTGGCTAGTAGGTGCAAAATGAGGATAGGACCATTATGGCATTTTTACAAGTATTAGAAATTCCTCAGACGAATCTTTTTTGGTTGCAGGGTATGGTAAGATGCCTGGATACGAGCATGTTTTCACCGACTTCCTGCTGAGCCTAGACCAGCAGAAGGAGTACAAGCGACGACTGGGCTATACGTCGGGTGAGGGGTGAAGAGTCGAGGCCGACCAACTTCCCTCTGACCTTTGCCAGTATGTTGTCTCTTCGCATTCGCTGTGTGTACGAATGAATGTGCATATCAGGAGGAGAAGGATCATCAAGTCTCATCTGTGGTAGAGTTGGGCATCAGTAGTTGCGATGATAAGGCAGCGAGGACTGTGTTGAACTGTAATTATTAATCCGCATTTTGGCGCAACTGTGTTCTCTTCATGTTCTTGAATAATCTCGTTCGGCCTAGCAATGGAATCGAGCGGGTATCCGCACCCACATCAGGTGTCCCAGAAATCTCAAAGTTATGTAGAACAATCCACGCAATATTTCCCTGCTGACGTGTGGTTGTGCACTGGCGGAGGTCTTGGCTAAAACGCCGACCTGCAACATGGCCGGGTTGCTTTGCTTCTACCGTTTGTGTGAGAAAGAACGGCATGCTACTCGTTCCTAGACTTATCGCGACCGCCTTGACTGCCTATGTCTGAAGCTTCTGTGGTGACACGATGTTAAGGTATGCCTGAAGCTTCCCTGGTGATACGGTGTTTCAGATGTGTATGTAGACTATAACAAATTTAGCTAGCTGACCTCTTAAGCATGTCCATGTGTAACCGTAAGTGTTATTTGGTGAGATGCAAGCGGAACTGGCTGGCAGACAATGCCATAGTGTTACTTGTTTCAGTTTTAGGCAAGTGATGACAAATTATGGACTAATTTATGAGTTTCGTGGGGACGTTGTGGGATGCCACTTGCACCCGCCGTGTGGTTAGGATAATTTCTGCCTGAAATCATTTCCGAATCTAATAGCATATATTGTGCGAGAGATTTGGACATCTAGACACATTATGTTTGAAATCCTAGACCGGTTAGGATACGATATATGCTATGACATTATTAACATCCGATGATATGAGCAATCTGATTTTTCTAGCCGGAATATCCAATACTTTTAAATACGACTATCGAATTTATCGGTAAAATTTTAATTATTAACTTGTGACACATGAGTGTTACCTTTATAAGATGGCACATGTGCTTGTCAATGTTTTATTATGGTTTTTTGCTACCTTACACTGTTTTATGTATCCTGAATGTGTACAAGTATTACTACTTGCTCATTTTGAGCATAGCTTTAGTTGTATACATCGGTTAAGGTGCAATATGTCATTTCCGACTTCAGGCTGTTACTCATGTCCGAATCCGACAAAACCAGTATCCAAATCCGCATCCAACAGCTATCTGTCTCGCTGCTGGgtctctttttctttcttccaTATAAAATAAGATATAGTTTGAGCAGTACGAAACCGAATCCACACCGGTTTCATCCGTATATTTGCGATTACTTGAAGTGGAAATAGCTCGTTACAAATGTGTCAGGTCGAGGTTACCATCATTTTATGTTTAACATGAGAAGGTGAAATCGTAAGCCATTAGTTCCTAATTAATCTGCACAGTTAGCAACTCGGAAACCAAAACAAACCTGTACCTACAACATACATAGGATCGAACAAGCCAGTTAGTTAGCTCCATCTTAATCATCATCGTGGTCGTCTACTTGGGCTAACCCACCCTAGATACACGTATAATTAAGGTCGAGATTCATCGACCGTAAGCCACAGATCGGCCGGTAGCTAGCCAAGGCACAAATAAAAGAGAGCCAAAACAGCACAACATCAGCGGCGTCCGCTGGAGCTCCCGTGCCGCTCCTCGATGTGCTCCTGGATGATGGAGCCGGCCACCTCCTGCACCGTGTCGCAGAGCTCCTGGCTCGAGTTGGACGCCTCCTGCGCCGGGTCCTCCATGATCATCTCCATCGGGATCTCGTCGGCGCTGCCCGGGGGCGACTGGCAGTAGGCGTCCAGCAGGTGCTCGTGGATCTCCCGCATCCTCCCGGACTGCTCGTCTTCTCTGTCCAGCTCGATGAAGTCCTGCGCACGCGCACACACGCCCAACATTCACAATTTTGCATTTTGCTTTCAAAGAGGAAACGAAGTGCCATGAATGAATGAATGTATGTGCGCATGTATGATGATGAGACCTGGGCGGAGAAGGAGTTGAAGATGCGGGAGAAGCGCTGCCTGCAGTACTCGTTGAAGAGGATGGTGCCGATGAGGAGCAGGATGGTGAACCCCGTGGAGATCGGCGCCTTCTTGATGGTGAAGACGCCCAGCGCGATGATCTGCGTGAGCACCAGGGAGAACACCATGGTGTTGTGCATGATCGGCCACAGCTTCCCTCCCATCTCGTACTTGGGGTAGTACACGTTCAGAATCTGCAAGCATGCATGCATTAGAAGAAAATTGCCCGTTCGATCCTTTCATGGATGATCAATCAAGTTATCAACATATGCTGTATATACCTGGTTTCGGTACACCAAGTAGCCGAGGCAAAAGTAGACGAGCAAGAAAGGCAGTATGAGAGGCGCCATGATCGAGAACGTGAAGCCGAGCACGTTGAACATGAGGACCTTGGGAACTTCGGTGTGGTAGGGGAAAGAGTAGACGTATTCTGGCTCGTCCTGGTAACAACATATGAATTTCCTGAAGAAGTTGTACACCAGGTTGTACACCTGCAGTATCTCCGAGCATAGACTGAACCAGCCTGATGTGAGGACGTAGGTCATGAAAAACGTTGCCTGCCATGCCCATCCAAAGAAAGCACACAGTTAACAAACCCATCATCAGTTAGTTAATCCCTAgtgctccctccgatccaaaataagtgtcgcggtTTTGAACTAAGGTCAGCCTACCTGCTTTGGCACGAGCTCGGCTAGCATAGACGGCATGTCCTTGGGTCTAGTGAGCACGTTCAGCTGGTTGAGCACGGACCCTGATAGCACGTTCACAAAGAAGACATTCCAGATGTTGAAGATGAGAATCTTGGTGCACGCGCTCGTCTTCCTGCCGCTGCGAGAAATCGACCCCTCGATCGCCGAGAAGCGCATCATCAGGGGAGGAACGGTGTACAGGGACAGCAGCAGGACCACGCTAGGGAGATATCCCGTTACGACTCTCACGCAGAATGACCTGCACGAACAAGGGATTCTTTCTCTTTCAGGCTCAGGGCATGAAGCATGATGCAACAAGCTCAGTCGTCAGCTCCTTGCAAACCTGTTAACAAAGTGAACTCTCTATGATTATTGTTTAAGATTCTACTACTTACGTCTTTAGTGCGCCTCTCAGGTTTGGGAACATTTGCTTGAGCTGTTCCAGCTGCATCATGCTTTGAACAAACGCGACGGGTACGATGAAGACAAACATGAAGAAGACACTAGCCGCGAGCGTCGCTATTTTCCGGAGCCAGATCTGCCTGTAGGGTATCCAGAGGTTCGACCAGTAGACGTCGCGCGGCTCCGGCGCCAGGTTTGTCACCCATAGCATAGGGTTCGAAGACTGAAGAACTTGGGAAGCCACAATCGCCGCGTAGCGAGTCTTGAAGAACACTATAGCACCTGGGCAGTCCTGTTCGATCGGCAGTAGGACTAGATTTATTTATGAGGAAAGAATGCATAGAAATCGTAGTTTGACAACATGCTACTGCCTCAGATAAAAAAGAATGAGATCATGCAATGTGCTGGTCAAAACTTAAAACATGT
Proteins encoded:
- the LOC123095966 gene encoding inositol-tetrakisphosphate 1-kinase 3 isoform X2, translated to MLKPLLNFSLRDMFNIFEYRDTHPEVTVLDPPGAIEHLLNRQSMLQEVSKLDLADCHGKVGVPKQLFVNTDPLSIPAAVMRAGLSLPLVAKPLVAKSHELSLAYDSASLTKLEPPLVLQEFVNHGGVLFKVYIVGDAIRVVRRFSLPNVDEGDLSNNAGVFRFPRVSCAAATAEDADLDPHVAELPPRPLLEILARELRRRLGLRLFNIDMIREHGTRDRFYVIDMNYFPGYGKMPGYEHVFTDFLLSLDQQKEYKRRLGYTSGEG
- the LOC123095966 gene encoding inositol-tetrakisphosphate 1-kinase 3 isoform X1, with the translated sequence MVSGGCVGTEGGAEPEDAAAAAGAEEVAAAAATAPARARELVVGYALTSKKAKSFLQPKLRGLARKKGIQFVAIDQKLPLSDQGPFDVILHKLTGKEWQRRLEEYRDTHPEVTVLDPPGAIEHLLNRQSMLQEVSKLDLADCHGKVGVPKQLFVNTDPLSIPAAVMRAGLSLPLVAKPLVAKSHELSLAYDSASLTKLEPPLVLQEFVNHGGVLFKVYIVGDAIRVVRRFSLPNVDEGDLSNNAGVFRFPRVSCAAATAEDADLDPHVAELPPRPLLEILARELRRRLGLRLFNIDMIREHGTRDRFYVIDMNYFPGYGKMPGYEHVFTDFLLSLDQQKEYKRRLGYTSGEG
- the LOC123095967 gene encoding CSC1-like protein RXW8, producing MEFSALLTSAGINIALCILYLSLYSILRKQPHNFRVYFGRRLAEEKFREQVDYFSFERLLPTAGWLVKAYWCTEDEIRRVAGLDSVVFLRLFIFSIRIFSITTLICVFGVLPVNYNGQEMAHTRVPAESLNVFTIANLKEGSSKLWVHCTALYVITISACILLFQEYRYISRKRLAHITGSTPNPGHFAVLVRSIPKSHNELLDDTIRNFFLNYHGSSYLSHQMIYRKGKLQNFVDSAERAYRKFVRVKLSAFDQNMRSSLNRCGLCGVQASSFELYRNKFVEAKKSDLTDPEVVEAQKDCPGAIVFFKTRYAAIVASQVLQSSNPMLWVTNLAPEPRDVYWSNLWIPYRQIWLRKIATLAASVFFMFVFIVPVAFVQSMMQLEQLKQMFPNLRGALKTSFCVRVVTGYLPSVVLLLSLYTVPPLMMRFSAIEGSISRSGRKTSACTKILIFNIWNVFFVNVLSGSVLNQLNVLTRPKDMPSMLAELVPKQATFFMTYVLTSGWFSLCSEILQVYNLVYNFFRKFICCYQDEPEYVYSFPYHTEVPKVLMFNVLGFTFSIMAPLILPFLLVYFCLGYLVYRNQILNVYYPKYEMGGKLWPIMHNTMVFSLVLTQIIALGVFTIKKAPISTGFTILLLIGTILFNEYCRQRFSRIFNSFSAQDFIELDREDEQSGRMREIHEHLLDAYCQSPPGSADEIPMEMIMEDPAQEASNSSQELCDTVQEVAGSIIQEHIEERHGSSSGRR